A genomic region of Metopolophium dirhodum isolate CAU chromosome 1, ASM1992520v1, whole genome shotgun sequence contains the following coding sequences:
- the LOC132933897 gene encoding putative uncharacterized protein DDB_G0282133, whose amino-acid sequence MAEKSSDEYPCDNTNNTSETATPSNNTADKNSEDTSGAICTISTSPGLMSEIFYSFDYPPSELNAIQSSMKKIVGKFFDEFHSEIRNNDNVNVNVNENVNVNENENVNVNENDNIDLVDINIDVNENDQNNHADVNNEPNAADGDIHHGMLVTYKSNVTIEDTDRHSSFFFNYKYFPELFFSFDNFYNSTPHLPLSLTLTPQLNLDVDFVKQGQEYIDFMSVFTEHDFCKPFLEKIFSYLSYKDIASMTTVSKTWRKAVSKSANAQKELEKVFIHAILYFCHKNANVTDEYKQLYDNILIHFKNQIQFKKNDF is encoded by the coding sequence ATGGCCGAGAAATCGAGTGACGAATATCCGTGTGACAACACTAATAATACTTCTGAAACCGCAACACCTTCCAACAACACAGCTGATAAAAATAGCGAAGACACTTCGGGTGCAATCTGTACCATTTCAACTAGTCCCGGATTAATGTCAGAAATATTTTACTCCTTCGACTACCCGCCTTCCGAACTTAACGCAATTCAATCttctatgaaaaaaattgttggtaaattttttgatgaatttcaTAGTGAAATCCGTAATAATGACAATGTAAATGTCAATGtcaatgaaaatgtaaatgtcaatgaaaatgaaaatgtaaatgtcAATGAAAATGATAACATCGATCTCGTCGATATTAATATCGATGTCAATGAAAATGATCAAAACAATCACGCCGATGTTAATAATGAACCCAATGCTGCTGATGGTGATATTCACCACGGTATGTTAGTAACATATAAATCAAACGTAACTATCGAGGATACAGATCGTCATTctagctttttttttaattataaatattttccagAGTTATTTTTCTCATTCGATAATTTCTATAACTCTACTCCGCATCTCCCATTATCACTTACACTAACTCCTCAATTAAACTTAGATGTTGATTTCGTTAAACAAGGTCaagaatatattgattttatgtcTGTTTTCACAGAACACGATTTTTGTAAGCCATTTCTCGAAAAAATATTCTCGTATTTATCTTATAAAGACATTGCATCGATGACCACTGTGTCTAAAACTTGGCGCAAAGCGGTTTCAAAATCTGCAAATGCACAAAAAGAGTtggaaaaagtttttatacacgcgattttatatttttgtcataagaATGCAAATGTAACTGATGAATATAAGCAATtgtatgataacattttaatacattttaaaaatcaaatacagtttaaaaaaaatgatttttaa